A single window of Granulicella sibirica DNA harbors:
- a CDS encoding Gfo/Idh/MocA family protein, whose amino-acid sequence MESPNAERYRQAVASAAPPRPKTPRPIVTIGSGGIIRDAHLPAYAKAGFPVIALSDRTPGVAAKLAAEAGIARSFDSVEAAIAFAPKDAVFDIAVPASQIQHILPLLPKGAAVLIQKPMGDTLEQARTIRDLCRNRGLTAAVNFQLRYAPNNLGAVALAKAGLLGEIHDMEVQVRVYMPWKLWTFLSTAPRLEILYHSIHYLDLIRSWLGNPVGVYARTVRNPQTPTLAATKSTILLDYGDWKRVFVVTNHGHDLADTSQRSFVQWEGTGGAIRMDMGVNLDYPTGRSDTLSYIERDSPTKQWHDLPVSGNWFPDAFMGSMGALQAYVEGSAPDLPTGFESAYETMALVEAAYESSALPTHPLLID is encoded by the coding sequence ATGGAATCCCCGAACGCCGAGCGTTACCGCCAGGCCGTAGCATCCGCCGCGCCACCCCGCCCGAAGACTCCACGCCCCATCGTCACCATCGGCTCGGGCGGCATCATCCGCGACGCGCATCTCCCCGCCTACGCCAAGGCCGGCTTCCCCGTCATCGCGCTCTCCGACCGCACCCCCGGCGTCGCCGCCAAGCTAGCCGCCGAAGCCGGCATCGCCCGATCCTTCGATTCCGTAGAAGCCGCCATCGCCTTCGCCCCGAAGGACGCCGTCTTCGACATCGCCGTCCCCGCCTCGCAGATTCAGCACATCCTGCCGCTCCTCCCCAAAGGCGCCGCCGTCCTCATCCAGAAGCCCATGGGCGACACCCTCGAGCAGGCCCGTACCATTCGCGACCTCTGCCGCAACCGTGGCCTCACTGCCGCCGTGAACTTCCAGCTTCGCTACGCCCCCAACAACCTCGGAGCCGTCGCCCTCGCCAAAGCGGGCCTGCTCGGCGAGATCCACGACATGGAAGTCCAGGTCCGCGTCTACATGCCGTGGAAGCTCTGGACCTTCCTCTCGACCGCCCCACGCCTCGAGATCCTCTACCACTCCATCCACTACCTCGACCTCATCCGCTCCTGGCTCGGCAACCCCGTCGGCGTCTACGCCCGCACCGTCCGCAACCCGCAGACCCCCACCCTGGCCGCCACCAAGTCCACCATCCTCCTCGACTACGGCGACTGGAAGCGCGTCTTCGTCGTCACCAACCACGGCCACGATCTCGCCGACACGTCGCAGCGCAGCTTCGTCCAGTGGGAGGGAACCGGCGGAGCTATCCGCATGGACATGGGCGTCAACCTCGACTATCCCACCGGCCGCTCCGACACCCTCTCCTACATCGAACGCGACTCCCCCACGAAGCAGTGGCATGACCTCCCGGTGAGCGGAAACTGGTTCCCCGACGCCTTCATGGGCTCCATGGGTGCCCTCCAGGCCTACGTTGAAGGCTCCGCCCCCGACCTGCCCACCGGCTTCGAGTCGGCCTACGAGACCATGGCGCTGGTCGAAGCTGCCTACGAATCAAGTGCACTCCCGACCCATCCTCTGCTTATTGATTAG
- a CDS encoding hybrid sensor histidine kinase/response regulator — translation MSPELELRQLKVLLVEDNPDDAFLLERHLRRHGFAVTLVRVETETEMVDALFSGDGAALEPPDIVFADYNLPHFSGPAALQLLKNAGLDVPFIMMSGAISEETAVESMRAGAQDYVTKQNLARLVPALERELREAAARRNRIAAERALREAEARFHRLVEAMPLGLLISDVSGRIVYANGAVERLLGYPNGSMLSGEVTLAAICPLLVEPRPLAGTNPDGSFDMQRIAGEPFEATCLSASGQTIDVLIGVALLNPESPDEDRQIAAFIADLTMQKKSEEILRRTEKLTVAGRLAASIAHEINNPLEAITNCLYLVGNSELPEDARNFLELAQKELDRVAQITVQTLRFYRRSTQTAQTDVHELIGTVMTLLDSRVKRMQVEVIREFGDIPKILVHDGEIRQVLVNLIGNAIDALPEGGQLRLKTSNGRNWATGQTGVRISVADNGTGIGNETLKRIFEPFFSTKGITGTGLGLWVSIEIMEKHQGTMRVRSRERRPGCSGGTVFSLFIPAQAAVAPTEEVVAGQEQPL, via the coding sequence ATGTCCCCCGAGCTAGAACTCCGCCAGCTTAAGGTTCTCCTCGTCGAAGACAACCCTGACGACGCGTTCCTCTTGGAGCGTCATCTGCGGCGACATGGTTTTGCCGTGACGCTGGTGCGGGTTGAGACCGAGACGGAGATGGTGGACGCGCTTTTTTCCGGCGACGGCGCGGCGCTGGAGCCGCCTGACATTGTCTTTGCCGACTACAACCTTCCTCATTTCAGCGGCCCTGCTGCGTTGCAACTTCTCAAGAACGCGGGGCTTGATGTTCCGTTCATCATGATGTCGGGCGCGATCTCGGAGGAGACGGCGGTCGAATCGATGCGCGCCGGGGCGCAGGACTATGTGACGAAGCAGAACCTGGCGCGACTGGTTCCCGCTTTGGAACGCGAGCTCCGCGAGGCCGCGGCGCGGCGCAACCGGATTGCTGCGGAACGCGCGCTGCGGGAGGCGGAGGCGCGATTCCACCGGCTGGTGGAGGCGATGCCGCTCGGACTTCTGATCAGCGATGTGTCTGGGCGAATCGTCTATGCGAATGGAGCGGTGGAGAGGCTGCTTGGATATCCGAACGGATCGATGCTGTCGGGTGAGGTGACGCTTGCGGCAATCTGTCCGTTGCTTGTCGAGCCTCGGCCTCTAGCCGGGACGAATCCAGACGGCAGCTTCGATATGCAGCGGATCGCGGGGGAGCCTTTCGAAGCGACGTGTCTTTCGGCGAGCGGGCAGACGATCGATGTGCTGATCGGCGTCGCACTGCTGAATCCCGAGTCGCCGGATGAAGATCGGCAGATCGCGGCGTTTATCGCTGACCTGACGATGCAGAAGAAGAGTGAGGAGATCCTGCGGCGGACCGAGAAGCTGACCGTCGCGGGGCGTCTCGCGGCGTCGATCGCGCACGAGATCAATAATCCGCTCGAGGCGATCACGAATTGCCTCTACCTTGTAGGGAACTCGGAGCTTCCGGAAGATGCGCGGAACTTCCTGGAGCTTGCGCAGAAGGAACTGGACAGGGTGGCGCAGATCACGGTGCAGACACTGCGGTTCTACCGGCGCTCGACCCAGACGGCGCAGACGGATGTGCACGAGTTGATCGGGACGGTGATGACCCTGCTCGATTCCCGGGTCAAGCGGATGCAGGTCGAGGTGATCCGTGAGTTCGGGGATATTCCCAAGATCCTGGTCCATGATGGCGAGATTCGGCAGGTGCTCGTGAATCTGATCGGAAACGCGATCGATGCATTGCCTGAGGGCGGGCAGCTTCGGCTCAAGACGTCGAACGGCCGGAACTGGGCGACAGGGCAGACGGGCGTGCGGATCTCGGTTGCGGACAATGGGACGGGGATTGGCAACGAGACGCTGAAGCGAATCTTCGAGCCCTTCTTCTCGACGAAGGGGATTACGGGGACGGGGCTTGGGCTTTGGGTGTCGATCGAGATTATGGAAAAGCACCAGGGGACGATGCGGGTGAGGAGCCGGGAGAGGCGTCCGGGTTGTTCAGGCGGAACGGTGTTTTCCTTGTTTATCCCAGCTCAGGCGGCCGTCGCGCCGACGGAAGAAGTTGTTGCGGGTCAGGAGCAGCCTCTTTGA
- a CDS encoding ethanolamine ammonia-lyase subunit EutB: MPHTHTVGSVRYTFDTLADLLAKATPARSGDQLAGLAAESAQQRVAAQMALADLPLSHFLENPVIPYENDEVTRLILDTAHTPEAVAAFSPIASLTVGEFRDFLLSDDATPGRLAPLAPGLMPEIAAAVSKLMRLQDLVLVARKIHVVTRFRTTVGLPGRLSTRLQPNHPTDDPEGIAASMLDGLLLGSGDAVIGINPVSDNVESTTTLLRLIDRARERFAIPTQSCVLAHITTQMQAIEQGAPLDLLFQSIGGTEATNTSFGVSLSLLEEGHQMARALNRVPDSKANIMYFETGQGSSLSANAHHGVDQQTLEARAYAVARHFKPMLVNTVVGFIGPEYLYDGKQILRAGLEDHFCGKLLGLPMGCDICYTNHAEADQDDMDALLVMLGTAGVNYIMGVPGADDIMLNYQSTSFHDALTLRKLLNLRPAPEFEQWLESGRLPQLSVQALLSA; encoded by the coding sequence ATGCCCCACACCCACACCGTCGGCAGTGTCCGCTACACCTTCGACACCCTGGCCGACCTGCTCGCAAAGGCGACCCCGGCCCGCTCAGGCGACCAACTCGCCGGCCTCGCCGCCGAATCCGCCCAGCAGCGCGTTGCCGCCCAGATGGCCCTCGCCGACCTGCCACTATCTCACTTCCTCGAAAACCCCGTCATCCCCTATGAGAACGACGAGGTCACCCGGCTCATCCTCGACACTGCCCACACCCCTGAAGCCGTCGCCGCCTTCTCCCCTATCGCGAGCCTCACCGTAGGCGAGTTCCGCGACTTCCTCCTCTCGGACGACGCCACGCCCGGCCGCCTCGCCCCCCTCGCGCCGGGACTCATGCCCGAGATCGCCGCCGCCGTCTCGAAGCTCATGCGCCTGCAGGACCTAGTTCTCGTCGCCCGCAAGATCCACGTCGTCACCCGCTTCCGCACCACCGTCGGCCTGCCCGGACGCCTCTCCACCCGCCTCCAGCCAAACCACCCCACCGACGATCCCGAGGGCATCGCCGCCAGCATGCTCGACGGCCTCCTCCTCGGCTCCGGAGATGCCGTCATCGGCATCAACCCTGTCTCCGACAACGTCGAATCCACCACCACACTCCTCCGCCTCATCGACCGCGCCCGCGAGCGCTTCGCCATCCCCACGCAAAGCTGCGTCCTCGCCCACATCACCACGCAGATGCAGGCCATCGAGCAGGGTGCCCCGCTCGACCTCCTCTTCCAGTCGATCGGCGGCACCGAGGCCACGAACACCAGCTTCGGCGTTAGCCTTTCGCTCCTCGAAGAAGGCCACCAGATGGCCCGCGCCCTCAACCGCGTTCCCGATTCCAAAGCCAACATCATGTACTTCGAGACCGGCCAGGGAAGCTCCCTCTCGGCCAACGCCCACCATGGTGTCGACCAGCAGACCCTCGAAGCCCGCGCCTACGCCGTCGCTCGCCACTTCAAGCCCATGCTCGTTAACACCGTGGTCGGCTTCATCGGCCCCGAGTACCTCTACGACGGCAAGCAGATCCTCCGCGCCGGCCTCGAAGACCACTTCTGCGGCAAGCTCCTCGGCCTCCCCATGGGCTGCGACATCTGCTACACCAACCACGCTGAGGCCGACCAGGACGACATGGACGCCCTCCTCGTCATGCTCGGAACCGCTGGCGTGAACTACATCATGGGCGTCCCCGGAGCCGACGACATCATGCTCAACTACCAGAGCACCTCGTTCCACGACGCCCTTACCCTCCGCAAGTTGCTCAACCTCCGGCCCGCCCCTGAATTCGAGCAGTGGCTCGAAAGCGGACGCCTCCCCCAGCTTTCGGTCCAGGCACTCCTCAGCGCATGA
- the eutC gene encoding ethanolamine ammonia-lyase subunit EutC, whose translation MSDLTRPGRSLRDLTPARISLGRTGSSLTTAELLDFSLSHAQARDAVHATLSLPTLLEELTRRGLKPIAVRSAAPDRPTYLRRPDLGRKLSETSTTRLGEVSPTVTPSLAFILADGLSALAVDRHAIPLIDALLPHLNEHFAFTPVVIAEQARVALGDEIAPLLHAQLTIMLIGERPGLSSPDSLGAYITWHPRPGRTDAERNCISNIRTQGLDYATAAAKIAYLCLTAQRLGFTGTQLKEAAPDPQQLLPSARRPPELG comes from the coding sequence ATGAGCGACCTGACGCGCCCCGGCCGTAGCCTCCGCGACCTCACCCCCGCCCGCATCTCCCTCGGTCGAACCGGCTCAAGCCTCACCACCGCCGAGCTTCTCGACTTCTCCCTCTCCCACGCCCAGGCCCGTGACGCCGTCCACGCAACCCTCAGCCTGCCCACGCTCCTCGAGGAGCTGACCCGTCGTGGCCTCAAACCGATAGCCGTAAGATCCGCCGCGCCAGACCGTCCCACCTACCTCCGCCGCCCCGACCTCGGACGCAAGCTGAGCGAAACCTCAACCACACGCCTAGGCGAGGTCTCACCGACAGTGACCCCAAGCCTCGCCTTTATCCTGGCCGACGGCCTCTCCGCGCTGGCGGTCGATCGCCACGCCATCCCCCTGATCGACGCGCTCCTTCCTCACCTGAACGAGCACTTCGCCTTCACTCCAGTCGTCATCGCCGAGCAAGCGCGCGTAGCCCTCGGAGACGAGATCGCCCCGCTCCTCCACGCTCAACTCACGATCATGCTCATCGGCGAGCGCCCCGGCCTCAGTTCACCCGACTCCCTCGGGGCCTACATCACCTGGCATCCGCGCCCCGGACGCACCGACGCCGAGCGCAACTGCATCTCCAACATCCGCACCCAGGGCCTCGACTACGCCACCGCCGCCGCGAAGATCGCCTATCTCTGCCTCACTGCCCAGAGACTCGGTTTTACCGGAACGCAACTCAAAGAGGCTGCTCCTGACCCGCAACAACTTCTTCCGTCGGCGCGACGGCCGCCTGAGCTGGGATAA